CAGAAAACTGTGGTACGAAGCTCTCAGTCCCGAAGGATACACTTACTATTGGCACATCGAGACGAACGGTGTGTATACTTttgtcaaacttttttttatcttttttctcgtcTACCTCTTGAATATTTGATTCCGTTAGCACTGTATTGATGTCTTGTTCTTTGTCAGTTGTCCTAACATAACAAggtttattatttagttataaataagggattatataacatgaaatttttttatgcatttgttttttttctttttttttttttaattaagaatcatACAATTTCtagatttacattttttttttccttcccaatttatgttataaaattctttttatacttatatgtattttagataatattataaactaaatttttaatgccatttcaaaattatattattacatcacACTATTAAATCCTGATCCGAGAAATCCTCCTTATCAATTAGCATCATTTGGTATATATTAGAATCGATTTGGGAGCCACCGGAGGAGGGTTATATGACTCTCGCGGAACAAGAAGAGGAGGCGAAAGAGGAAGCGCTCCAGAAGAAGCTTATGGAACAATTGGACAGAGAGGAAGCGATCAAGAAAGCGGATATTCTCGAGGAACAACGGGCCAatctcgagagagagaaaatgaggGAACATATGACACATCCTGCTAGAAATGACGATATCAAAGATGACAACGAAAATACAGGAATAAAGAAGGAGGCGGCCAAAGAGGAACGACCTTACTGGCGAGACTACAGTGTGCCCGAGAGACCACAACCTTATGGATCCTGGCAAGTTGTGGAgacaaagtaaatatttgaatCGTTGCATTATTCCGGTCGCTAAGATGAATTAAGACATTTTTTACAGAGATTTATCGCATTTGGCGACAAATCTTTGCTCTTAATTTTCAAGTGCGAATATATAAGATAcagtatttctatatttttacaattaaatgcaTACTTTctcaaatcattaaattaacagATATAAAGATactagattttttatatttttttatatttgtgtatgatgattgaaaattaaaaaaaaaatgtttaaactaAGAATAAGAACTACTATAGAGTTTAAGCTATATtaattgctttattaattgattaatgtacaatatatagctgtatcgtttatttatttgtatattaatgtgCACTTTCATATTCGAAGATAGAACAATTTTACATGGAGAAAAAgatgcgaaaatattttatgttttagcaaaaaaaaaccaGTAGATCTCCAATTGCCACAAAAACAAAAGCAGATACAACTACCTATATTTGAGAAGACAGAACCACCGCCTCCGCAGAGGACGTTTAAGGAAAAAACTGTCACACAGATTAATATCAATGATAGTGATGACGAGGATGCATCAACCacttttaagaaaagaaaaattggtaACAAGAATGTGCGTAAAAGAACGACTGATGATTagcatcaaaatttttttctgaatatagtattcttgtatatatttttatttaattgttaaaaatttgttaaacaaACATGGACAATTTGTATGAACAAATATGCAGCTCATAATATTCATGGGTtggaaatttacatataaaaataatagattctttatttatatatacttgacTGTGCACAGGTATAtgtggatataaaaaaaatattatcttatttcagATAGCAAACGTCATTTGATGCCAAAATGTCATTTGACgtcaaaataacattatttgacGTCCAAATAACATCATTTGACATCAAAATTAGATGTGCTTGCTAACTggaatataatctatatatgtatatatgtatatatacattaatataatttcaattataaataaaaagtctaattttccattttatataaaaattttattttcctattttattaacattatttttattaaaattaattaattaatatttttaatataataattgatacattTGCATGTCTGAGagatctaattaatataataagaataattatatcaatgggatgtgtgtgatatatatatatatatatatatatatatatatatatatatatatatatatatagtaatagaatattaattcaatatatgtatatatattttttatatataacttttgttcttaatgataatatagtCTTGTTTGCTATATAGTCTTGTTTGTTTATCATCTGAACATTATCAACATCACCATATCTATGTACTCAAATGCACATGGTTGCattgtaaaacatatttataatatgacattatattatatgctgCGTATCATTctgacatatttaatattgataaaacaaaatttcacgAGACAGAGCATCTAAAATATACATGCGAGActcattttctctttaaaatcgTTACAATTATGAAGCAATTtgcaaatttgattattttatttttggaatatattaagtcatatagaaatattgcacacatatgtataacttacataaaataaatacttaaacAGATAACTGAATTTTAAATagtgaatatataaatgttaatttatgtGCGCAATATGAagataactaaaaattattgtaaacattgtacatattttcaatataaaaaataatctttaagaaAGTGAcggtgatatattttttcataaagctATGtacaggatatatatatacagaaattcGCATTGAGAGCAGACAAATTGAGTAATGAAGGTatcagttttttataaatctctctgttagaatatttttttcagatgaaCACTATATATAcggaaaacatttttacacGTGTGTCGCATGCACCAAGTCCGTTTCGATGATATGTTTAACattcttattcttttcataCTGCACTTCTCCATTGAGTTCATTCACAATATCCTCGCGCGTCCGTCCTTTAGTTTCCGGCACCAATATAAAGCAGAACAAGAAACTGCATGCGCAGCAGATAGCGAGGAAAAAGAAGCAGCCGTGCGTACCTAGTAAAACGATGAGATCGGCGAAAGTCTTTATTATGACAAAAGATGCGGCCCAACACATAGTGAGACCCACAATCGAGGCCATACTGGTCACGTCACGGCTGAATATTTCAGACATAATCACAACGGGTCCATTGCCCATTCCTACAGCATACACTATTACGAAGATGGATAGTGCTGCGATTGGTATCCAACCGTAAGCGGATATATCATATTCTAAGTTCTGGAGGTAGCAGAATGCGCCGAGCACACAATGACACGTGCACGTTCCTACGCAGGATATCAAGAGCAAAAGTCGTCTACCCATCCGCTCTATTAGAGATGTTGATAAAAACGAACCAAGGAGCATGATAGCTCCTACAATTACGGATGATGTGTTCGGCGATAACGAACTGCCGGCCATTTGGAAAATACTCTCCGTGTAACTGATCTGAATGGAAAagtcaaaaatttatcaacttattttataagatagaaAATGAATGAAAGTAGATAGAAAATGAATGAAAGAAAGTTTTGTACAACTTTCAATgtgattttttgttaatatatcaaatcaataataattgagaaaagcgagaaaatgatttaaatcatTGTATCActcaatttgattttatcataaaacattttgtgtgagatcaaatattttttcattttctatgaGTAAGGACAATGTTGCTTTAAATATCTGAATTTATaagtaaagataatttaatacagatgaagaaacaaatatacaaacgaatttataaataattatcgataattacCACCGCAAAGATCCCGGCAAATTGTTGACCGAAAAACAAACCCAAGATGATGATCAGTCCTTTAATCGTCGCTTTGTCTCTAAATAAATCTGACAACTTGGCGGATCTCATGGACGTGACTTCCTTAATTTGCAACTGTAGATGCGACAATGCCTGTTCTACCGCCGAAGTGTTTCCAGCTTTTAACCGATTCAATGATCTGGAACAGTGAATAACAATATTCTGTCGCGATATTTTCAAGAATAGAATATTTCTCTCCTAAGATTACTTACTTAATTGCTTCACGCGTACGATTTTCACGCACTAAGTAGACCGGCGATTCCGGTATGAAAACGAAAGTAATCAGGAACAATGCGCTCAATATCGCACCAATTACAGCGAGATGGTATAGAGACATCATGCCACCTAAGATGTAAGCCAGCAGTATCCCAGTATTGAGAGAGAATCCTATGAGACTTGCTAATATACCGCGGATGCTGTCACACGAAATCTCCGACACATAATTCGACACCAGGAAAAATACACCGGCGCCAGTGATACCGCTCAGGGCTTTCGCTATGTAAATGTGCAAGTGCTCGGTGGCGAAAATGATCAACAGCCAGGAGAGTATCATCGGCAACAGTAACATATAACCGAATCTCTTTCGACTGAACTTGTCGGGTATCACTAAAAGCAGCATAGTCGCGAAAGTGCCTACCAGGCATAAAATGCCATTCATCCAGGATATATTGTTGTCCGTCATTGGTTCACTTCCTACGACCGGCAATGGATTTTGTAGTTGCGGAACTGACGGTGATTGCCATCCCATCATAAATCCATAGGATACCGATGATAGATTTACTACgaagaatacatatataacacggaataatcaataaaaatctaatagagagtttttaattaaagagattcttcttgataaatattttagagttgtaatgttttttatttagctaACTGTTATTTATTCATAGGTAAATAACtattagttattatttataaaactttaatttatatttttgttttttatatttttcttttttctaatttttctatttttttttttaacttatgaAGGAGATAGAAGGCAATAAAGAGCCACTTGTGGGCAtatgttttatacattataatcaaattcatattttaactttaagtGACAGATACAATCACAAAAAGTATACGTTTCGGTcgtttttgaaacatttttagcgcaattataaaatatacagaatatattatattaaaaatgtaacagcAATAATACGTAGAACAAGAGTCACTCATGTTGTTAAAaggtaaatgtaatataatggaATTTCGAGATAGAGACTTTCTATTTCTGATAAAGCATGTTATCTTAAAAAACTGGCAATGCAAATAACTCTCGAACTTGAGTGAATCGCCCAgcgttatataaaaagcaaacTGTGTTACACACAGATGTTCGAAagagaagtttttttttattgcatgatatataaagtttttcaaTAGCCCATAGTAAAATTTCGAATAGCTTCAAATTGGTAGGAAAACTCTCAGAGATTCATATTAATGAtaactttaatcttttttttagaaatatatctattgaaATGGCGATGGACAGTTGATTCGGACAGATGGAATTATATTTccgataattgtaatatttctaaGTCAGAAGTTCTCCTAGCAAGAGCGAgacttttatgtattttattatattgtgcatcctctctaaaattatttttctatcaattgGTTTTCTATCATTCATTGAAGCTATTCGAAACGTTACTACGGGctattggaaaatttatgtgaAGTTATATCGtgcgatattaaaaaacttgatGGAAACATTCAGTCTCAAACATCcgtatataacattttctttcaCAACATGACTTAGTTAAGTTTGGTATATTTACATTACTAATTTTTaaggtaatatattatattagtagaCAGTCTTTTTCTGTCTCAAAATTTCATGCAACAACATTgctgttacatttttaatataatatattttgtattttataattgcgcTGAAGATAGTCCAAAAAAATGATCGAAACGTACGCTTTTTGTGATTGTATCTATCATTTGGTTAAAATATGAATGCAATTCGATTGTAATCAAACATGTGTGCATCGCCCTGactttattgcttttttttatatgatatattcataagagtctttattcattatttttatttgttttaaggGCTACCGtttgttattgaaaaatgtcgATCCGTcacaagatatatttcttgaagaatgaaaaagaaaagagaatcctttc
The genomic region above belongs to Cataglyphis hispanica isolate Lineage 1 chromosome 7, ULB_Chis1_1.0, whole genome shotgun sequence and contains:
- the LOC126851047 gene encoding facilitated trehalose transporter Tret1-like; translation: MEKQEELQEPGKLRQFVFAIIVNLSSVSYGFMMGWQSPSVPQLQNPLPVVGSEPMTDNNISWMNGILCLVGTFATMLLLVIPDKFSRKRFGYMLLLPMILSWLLIIFATEHLHIYIAKALSGITGAGVFFLVSNYVSEISCDSIRGILASLIGFSLNTGILLAYILGGMMSLYHLAVIGAILSALFLITFVFIPESPVYLVRENRTREAIKSLNRLKAGNTSAVEQALSHLQLQIKEVTSMRSAKLSDLFRDKATIKGLIIILGLFFGQQFAGIFAVISYTESIFQMAGSSLSPNTSSVIVGAIMLLGSFLSTSLIERMGRRLLLLISCVGTCTCHCVLGAFCYLQNLEYDISAYGWIPIAALSIFVIVYAVGMGNGPVVIMSEIFSRDVTSMASIVGLTMCWAASFVIIKTFADLIVLLGTHGCFFFLAICCACSFLFCFILVPETKGRTREDIVNELNGEVQYEKNKNVKHIIETDLVHATHV
- the LOC126851055 gene encoding WW domain-binding protein 4, producing the protein MADYWKSQGRKFCDFCKCWIADNKPSIDFHEGGKKHKENVSKRLKEIYKNSAKQAKQNKKFENDLKKMENAAMAAYMKDVENNTRDMTVQNIIKEKVNKIETRETPQNFNRIPLAAPETIPRFRSNTEQFSPKVDPCDPILSKTAPSFPRVQGSENRTPGKSKANKTKGKGRKAQEDDRPTAPVRKLWYEALSPEGYTYYWHIETNESIWEPPEEGYMTLAEQEEEAKEEALQKKLMEQLDREEAIKKADILEEQRANLEREKMREHMTHPARNDDIKDDNENTGIKKEAAKEERPYWRDYSVPERPQPYGSWQVVETNKKKPVDLQLPQKQKQIQLPIFEKTEPPPPQRTFKEKTVTQININDSDDEDASTTFKKRKIGNKNVRKRTTDD